In the genome of Candidatus Neomarinimicrobiota bacterium, one region contains:
- a CDS encoding ATP-binding protein has product MSLLGRLKKYHFEIRHLLVLFLILILFQVVLYYVHSTSINSMLNKTMDLYRLDAAERLANLTTTSLELVLEMSLADEQRTPEDVQQVIQAFDIILTQQKLQQNVDDMCMLFTLAGNTYAVDNGEDLYNFIFHSRIPTRQLSVMHTAAISNYSSVSTRLSENEEIYSMVKDGRTFQVFVPFVPKGEMIGAMYMEISPDFSKIAEAITVMYDETGIIFSVLILFGLLAMFFITMNTVRERDEAQQALFQQREAQLKQEIEHEKEAMFTKRIYHAHHKAEKIMGFIKEEIRALEPEKPMDEFKQRLMKYSNFVSRVIYDMKTYEPPVHVIRNPAFQTDLNGVIRFIVRHIFQRHSHENSLYSFALDLDDNFPIVHINEYVIWEIIEPLIQNSLDHNTEHPVTVRISTEYREADRTGFVHIRDDGKGIGSDLLQTNEDGVRKIFLEHTSTKDRTHNSGYGCYIAYEISIRRCGWNMDVHNLESEGCEFVITIPDI; this is encoded by the coding sequence ATGAGTCTGCTGGGACGACTGAAAAAATACCATTTTGAGATTCGGCATCTCCTGGTGCTGTTTCTCATCCTGATTCTTTTTCAGGTCGTCCTGTATTATGTGCACTCTACGTCGATCAACAGCATGCTCAACAAGACCATGGATCTCTACCGGCTCGATGCGGCGGAGCGACTGGCAAATTTGACTACCACCTCACTCGAATTAGTGCTGGAAATGAGTCTGGCCGATGAGCAGCGAACGCCGGAAGACGTCCAACAGGTAATCCAGGCGTTTGATATTATCCTGACTCAGCAAAAACTGCAGCAGAATGTTGATGATATGTGCATGCTGTTCACCCTGGCGGGAAACACGTATGCCGTCGACAACGGGGAGGATCTGTACAATTTCATCTTTCACTCCCGGATACCTACCCGGCAGCTTTCCGTGATGCACACGGCTGCCATAAGTAACTATTCTTCTGTCAGTACCCGGCTGTCAGAGAATGAAGAGATATACAGCATGGTCAAAGACGGCAGGACATTCCAGGTCTTCGTCCCGTTTGTGCCCAAGGGTGAAATGATCGGCGCCATGTATATGGAAATCAGTCCGGATTTCTCAAAAATTGCAGAAGCTATCACCGTGATGTACGATGAGACCGGGATAATTTTCTCCGTGCTCATTCTGTTCGGATTACTGGCCATGTTTTTTATTACAATGAATACGGTCCGTGAGCGCGATGAGGCCCAACAGGCGTTATTCCAACAGCGGGAAGCCCAGCTCAAGCAGGAGATCGAGCACGAAAAAGAGGCCATGTTCACCAAACGCATCTACCATGCCCACCACAAGGCGGAAAAGATTATGGGCTTTATCAAAGAAGAGATCCGCGCTTTGGAACCCGAGAAGCCCATGGATGAATTTAAGCAGCGCCTGATGAAGTACTCCAATTTCGTCTCCCGCGTCATCTACGATATGAAGACGTATGAGCCCCCGGTCCACGTTATCAGAAATCCGGCATTTCAAACCGACCTGAATGGGGTGATCCGGTTCATCGTAAGGCATATTTTCCAGCGGCACAGCCACGAGAATAGCCTCTATTCCTTTGCACTGGATCTGGACGACAATTTTCCTATCGTGCACATCAATGAGTATGTTATCTGGGAAATAATTGAACCGCTGATCCAGAATAGTTTGGATCATAACACAGAACACCCGGTGACCGTCCGGATCAGCACGGAATACCGCGAGGCTGATCGGACGGGTTTTGTACATATACGGGACGACGGGAAAGGAATAGGCTCCGATCTGCTCCAGACGAATGAGGACGGCGTCAGGAAAATCTTCCTGGAGCACACCTCCACGAAAGACCGAACTCACAATTCCGGTTACGGCTGTTACATCGCCTATGAAATAAGTATCCGCCGGTGCGGTTGGAATATGGATGTGCATAACCTGGAGTCTGAAGGCTGTGAGTTCGTCATCACTATTCCGGACATCTAA
- a CDS encoding extracellular solute-binding protein: MSRSKSGKRLDSYSLIIVFLIIGVAIFLIINFIPSRHFNKSPRQITKLYYADNISPAHADIIRLFNEEYAGQIQVIPIDLSFDRFTTNERKELLARSLRSQNSRIDVFAVDVIWVPRFTRWALPLDEHLGDIARTQILDQAVTTAYYGGDLVSIPIYIDIGLMYYRRDLIRALPNGEELERKIQGSISWDELIRLHGSMMPSEYMYMFQGDQYEGIVCQFLEILASQEGAIFKDGQLDLTSEPAVNSLRYMVDLIYKYQMTPADVTAFREQESYRYAIRNDVPFLRGWPGVDQSPEDYGQDSTKVKELALAPFPHFGDHPSAGVFGGWNLMISKHTTKVDASVKFIRFFLSEESQQIMIDKGLYYPANKNFYEKENYIREYPVLQYYLSVLKQGVHRPQVENYTEISEVLAYFLNRALRREIDPAQALAKAEEMIHSNRVLVRE; this comes from the coding sequence TTGAGTCGATCGAAATCGGGAAAACGGCTGGACTCCTACAGCCTGATTATTGTGTTTCTTATCATCGGTGTCGCCATTTTCCTTATTATCAATTTCATTCCGTCGCGCCATTTTAATAAAAGTCCGCGGCAGATCACAAAGTTATACTATGCCGACAACATTTCTCCGGCCCATGCGGATATTATTCGGTTATTTAACGAAGAATATGCCGGACAAATTCAAGTGATCCCCATTGATCTCTCTTTTGACCGGTTTACGACCAATGAACGAAAGGAGTTACTCGCCCGCTCACTCCGGAGCCAGAACAGCCGAATCGACGTCTTTGCCGTCGACGTGATCTGGGTGCCACGGTTTACCCGGTGGGCACTACCGCTGGATGAACATCTCGGAGACATTGCGCGCACGCAGATTTTGGATCAGGCCGTTACCACGGCCTATTACGGCGGGGATTTGGTGAGTATTCCCATCTATATTGATATCGGACTGATGTACTATCGCCGGGACTTAATTCGGGCGTTACCGAACGGTGAGGAACTCGAACGAAAGATCCAGGGATCGATTTCCTGGGATGAGCTCATCAGGTTACACGGTTCTATGATGCCCTCCGAGTATATGTATATGTTTCAAGGCGATCAGTACGAGGGGATTGTGTGCCAGTTCCTGGAAATACTGGCGAGCCAGGAAGGCGCAATTTTTAAGGATGGACAATTAGATCTTACCTCAGAGCCAGCAGTCAATAGTTTGCGCTATATGGTAGATCTGATCTATAAATACCAGATGACACCTGCGGATGTGACCGCGTTCCGGGAGCAGGAAAGTTATCGGTATGCAATTCGCAATGATGTCCCCTTTCTGCGGGGTTGGCCTGGTGTGGATCAGTCCCCGGAAGATTACGGCCAGGACTCCACCAAGGTGAAGGAACTCGCCTTGGCGCCGTTTCCCCATTTTGGCGATCATCCATCGGCCGGCGTGTTCGGTGGGTGGAATCTGATGATTTCCAAGCATACGACCAAAGTGGATGCCTCAGTGAAATTTATCCGGTTTTTTCTGTCCGAAGAATCACAACAAATTATGATCGATAAGGGGCTGTACTACCCCGCGAATAAAAACTTTTATGAGAAGGAAAATTATATCCGCGAGTATCCGGTATTACAGTACTATCTGTCGGTATTGAAGCAAGGGGTCCACCGGCCCCAGGTTGAGAATTATACCGAAATATCCGAAGTGCTGGCATACTTCCTGAACCGGGCTCTGAGAAGAGAAATTGACCCGGCCCAGGCGCTGGCGAAGGCGGAGGAAATGATACATTCCAACCGGGTACTGGTCAGGGAATAA
- a CDS encoding CotH kinase family protein — MNPEKYIPVGLVVLAGLLVFSVPSDLFAQQIVINEVMASNSITLADEDGDYGDWIELFNSGDAAVNLTDFSLSDDPDDLTRWRFPGMTIAAGEHLVIFASGKDRKKSYSWDTVVDWGDNWQYRLGDSEPPSDWIANDFDFTGWKTGPSGFGYGDGDDATTLSSTTSVYIRKSFEIREPGNLDSVILHIDYDDGFVAYLNGVEIARANVGTEGVPVPYNQGADAPREAEMYGGGAPAAFPIADIASHLKSGTNVLAIQGQNVSASSSDMSLIPFLSLGYAVPPSHETSLSEHLSMESGNPHTNFKINAGGEPLYLVSPEGAIVDEFSPDSLPADVSKGRYPDGTDAWLYYPTPSPGTSNQDDGISGISDAPIFSKPGGHYDAPVSLVLSSNGSGGQIYYTTDGAVPDPESSEYSAPITIDATTVIRARMYESGKLPGKVVTHTYLLDVSSTLSIISIATAPENLWDNDNGIYVLGDEYEKRQPWLGANFWEDWEKSAHVELYEPDGSLGFTAGAGVKIHGGWSRERAQKSLSIFFRGEYGTSELEYSLFPDLDIETYSSFILRSSANDWEYTMFRDALMQRLVCDQDIDGQAYRPSVVYLNGEYWGIHNIREKLNEDYLASHYNVDPDEVDILEANGMVVEGSSDHYNAMLDYISANGVRGSADYAHIRSQMDISNYIDYQISEIYFDNRDWPGNNIKFWRPQKSSGKWRWLLYDTDFGFGLYNGWGQNNSRDNYEFNTLAFATDPDVKEDWPNPPWSTFLLRSLLENTEFKIQFINRFADLLNTVFQPDAVLNQINLMQNGIQAEIPRHYNQWKDSPWWTPYGSRIYWGSSDEWYENVAVLRVFARHRATYVRSHISQKFGLAGTLFINADVGAPESGQVRINSVTCSTYPWRGLYFKSVPVKITAVPKAGYRFLEWANHPEWTSETVVVRPEANMDITAVFTAETTDEDVIINEINYNSSDGHNTEDWIELYNQGEVAINLAGWNFTDEEDIHQFILPENTIISGNGYLVLCEDSVAFRAHNPETSPVIGEFDFGLSGGGELIRLFNASGTLIDSLTYDDKLPWPPDADGNGPTLELINPSLDNGLPDSWRSSNEYGTPGARNSAYQPVKIEQNRTMPGTFALRQNYPNPFNNTTTIPYDIPSDSQIRLAVYNIRGEVVEILDQGIRDAGRYTARWDASAESSGLYFIHLESPDNTQVVKCLLLK; from the coding sequence ATGAACCCTGAAAAGTATATCCCCGTTGGTTTGGTGGTATTGGCGGGGCTCCTGGTCTTTAGCGTTCCCAGCGATTTGTTTGCCCAGCAGATTGTCATCAACGAGGTCATGGCATCCAATTCCATCACGCTGGCCGATGAGGACGGCGATTACGGCGATTGGATCGAACTGTTTAACTCCGGCGATGCCGCAGTGAATCTCACGGATTTTTCGCTCTCGGACGATCCGGATGATCTGACCCGGTGGAGGTTTCCAGGGATGACAATCGCCGCTGGAGAGCACCTCGTAATTTTCGCCTCCGGCAAGGACAGGAAGAAATCCTACTCCTGGGATACGGTTGTCGACTGGGGTGATAACTGGCAGTATCGGCTGGGTGATTCGGAACCGCCGTCAGACTGGATAGCCAATGATTTCGACTTTACTGGCTGGAAGACCGGTCCCAGCGGATTTGGCTATGGTGATGGGGATGACGCGACAACTTTATCCTCCACGACGTCGGTTTATATCCGAAAATCGTTTGAGATCAGGGAACCCGGCAACCTGGATTCCGTAATTCTTCACATAGATTACGATGATGGATTCGTAGCTTATCTGAATGGTGTAGAGATCGCCCGGGCGAACGTTGGCACTGAAGGGGTACCAGTTCCATACAACCAGGGCGCCGATGCTCCACGGGAGGCGGAAATGTACGGGGGAGGAGCGCCGGCAGCATTCCCGATAGCAGACATTGCATCGCATCTCAAATCCGGCACTAACGTCCTGGCAATTCAGGGGCAAAATGTGTCCGCCTCCTCGTCGGATATGTCGCTGATCCCGTTTTTAAGTCTCGGTTATGCTGTACCGCCTTCCCACGAAACTTCGCTTTCGGAGCATCTGTCTATGGAAAGCGGGAACCCCCACACGAATTTTAAAATAAACGCCGGCGGAGAGCCGCTTTATCTCGTGTCACCGGAAGGAGCGATCGTCGATGAATTTTCGCCGGATAGCTTGCCGGCCGATGTCTCAAAAGGGCGGTATCCGGATGGAACGGACGCCTGGTTATATTATCCGACGCCCTCACCGGGGACAAGTAATCAGGACGATGGCATCTCCGGTATCTCCGATGCGCCGATTTTTTCGAAGCCGGGCGGTCATTATGATGCCCCGGTCAGTCTCGTCCTTTCCAGCAATGGTTCCGGCGGGCAAATTTATTATACCACAGATGGCGCCGTGCCGGATCCGGAATCCTCAGAATATTCTGCACCGATTACCATTGATGCGACCACGGTCATTCGGGCGCGGATGTACGAAAGCGGGAAATTGCCGGGGAAGGTCGTGACTCATACGTATCTGTTGGACGTCTCAAGCACCCTGTCGATCATTTCTATCGCTACGGCGCCGGAAAATCTATGGGATAATGACAACGGTATCTATGTCCTTGGCGATGAGTACGAAAAAAGGCAACCGTGGCTGGGCGCCAATTTCTGGGAGGACTGGGAGAAATCGGCCCATGTTGAATTATACGAGCCGGACGGTTCCCTGGGATTCACCGCCGGTGCCGGCGTCAAGATTCACGGCGGTTGGAGCCGGGAGCGGGCGCAAAAATCCCTTTCCATTTTTTTCCGGGGCGAATACGGGACCAGTGAACTTGAATATTCTCTGTTTCCCGATTTGGATATCGAAACCTATTCGTCGTTTATCTTGCGCAGCTCCGCCAATGACTGGGAATATACCATGTTCCGCGACGCCCTGATGCAAAGGCTGGTGTGCGACCAGGATATCGACGGACAGGCTTACCGGCCAAGTGTGGTGTATCTGAACGGAGAATATTGGGGGATTCACAATATCCGGGAGAAGCTGAACGAGGATTACCTGGCCAGTCATTACAATGTAGATCCCGATGAGGTGGATATTCTGGAAGCCAATGGGATGGTCGTGGAGGGCAGTTCGGATCACTATAATGCGATGCTGGATTACATTTCCGCTAACGGGGTTCGGGGCTCTGCCGATTATGCCCATATCCGGAGTCAGATGGATATCAGCAATTATATCGATTACCAGATTTCGGAGATTTATTTCGATAACCGGGATTGGCCGGGGAATAATATTAAGTTCTGGCGACCACAAAAATCCTCCGGCAAATGGCGCTGGCTGCTTTACGATACCGATTTTGGATTCGGACTATATAATGGCTGGGGGCAAAATAATAGCAGAGATAATTACGAATTCAATACCCTGGCATTTGCGACCGATCCCGATGTCAAGGAAGATTGGCCAAATCCGCCCTGGTCCACCTTTCTGCTGCGATCTTTACTGGAAAATACCGAATTCAAAATACAATTCATCAATCGGTTTGCCGATCTGCTGAATACGGTGTTTCAGCCGGATGCGGTGCTCAATCAGATCAATTTGATGCAGAACGGGATCCAGGCCGAAATTCCCCGGCATTATAATCAATGGAAGGACTCGCCCTGGTGGACGCCCTACGGCAGCCGGATATATTGGGGTTCCAGTGATGAATGGTATGAGAACGTTGCCGTATTGCGGGTATTCGCGCGGCATCGCGCCACGTATGTGCGGAGTCACATTTCTCAGAAATTCGGCCTTGCGGGGACGTTGTTTATCAACGCGGATGTCGGGGCGCCGGAAAGCGGGCAGGTGCGGATAAATTCGGTGACGTGCAGCACTTATCCCTGGCGTGGGCTGTATTTTAAAAGTGTGCCAGTGAAAATTACCGCTGTCCCGAAGGCCGGATACCGGTTTCTGGAATGGGCAAATCATCCGGAATGGACATCGGAAACTGTCGTCGTGCGCCCGGAAGCCAATATGGATATTACGGCAGTTTTTACGGCCGAAACCACGGATGAAGACGTAATAATTAATGAGATTAATTATAATTCCAGCGATGGGCATAATACGGAAGACTGGATTGAGTTGTATAACCAGGGAGAGGTAGCTATCAATCTGGCCGGATGGAATTTTACGGATGAAGAGGATATTCATCAGTTTATACTTCCTGAGAATACCATCATTTCCGGGAATGGCTATCTGGTGCTCTGCGAGGATTCCGTGGCATTCCGTGCGCACAATCCCGAGACGTCTCCGGTTATCGGTGAGTTCGATTTCGGCCTCTCCGGCGGTGGTGAGCTGATACGGTTATTTAATGCGTCCGGTACGTTAATTGATTCGCTCACGTACGATGACAAATTGCCCTGGCCACCGGATGCCGACGGCAACGGTCCGACACTGGAGCTCATCAATCCATCGCTCGATAACGGACTGCCGGACAGCTGGAGGAGTTCCAATGAATACGGAACACCCGGGGCCCGAAATTCCGCATATCAACCCGTTAAAATAGAGCAAAACCGGACAATGCCCGGTACGTTTGCGCTACGGCAGAATTATCCCAATCCGTTTAACAATACCACCACCATTCCATATGACATTCCCAGCGATTCGCAGATAAGGTTAGCCGTTTATAACATCCGCGGAGAAGTCGTGGAAATTTTGGACCAGGGGATTAGAGATGCCGGGAGATACACCGCTAGATGGGATGCCTCCGCTGAAAGTTCCGGACTCTATTTCATACATCTTGAATCGCCGGACAATACGCAGGTGGTGAAGTGTCTCCTGCTAAAGTAA
- a CDS encoding DUF4956 domain-containing protein: protein MNLFVALICGLLVSVVYRLSYQGPNYSATFVQSSVLLAMITALVIMVIGNNLARAFGLVGAMSIIRFRTAVKDTQDIVFIFFALATGMAAGVGFRIVAFIGTLFIGVVLLTLAKTNYAAPKKREFLIQFLYDDTDEMSAYLDVLQTHCKKHRLVNMQSIGEHRYELSFYVTLRNKEESAELIRRLDQLPQVTDIRFFFDEEPIK, encoded by the coding sequence ATGAACCTCTTTGTGGCACTAATTTGTGGGCTGCTGGTGTCCGTTGTGTATAGGCTGAGCTATCAGGGACCGAACTACTCCGCCACCTTTGTCCAGTCCAGTGTCCTGCTTGCCATGATTACGGCGCTGGTCATTATGGTTATCGGGAATAACCTGGCGCGGGCGTTCGGGCTGGTTGGCGCCATGTCCATTATCCGGTTCCGGACCGCGGTGAAGGATACCCAGGATATCGTATTCATCTTTTTTGCGTTGGCCACCGGGATGGCTGCCGGAGTCGGATTTCGGATTGTCGCATTTATCGGGACCCTGTTCATCGGAGTCGTCCTGCTCACTCTGGCCAAGACGAATTACGCCGCACCCAAAAAGCGGGAATTTCTTATCCAATTCCTGTATGATGATACGGATGAGATGTCCGCCTACCTGGATGTCCTTCAAACGCACTGTAAAAAGCACCGGCTAGTCAACATGCAGTCCATCGGGGAGCATCGGTATGAACTCTCGTTCTATGTCACCCTGAGAAACAAGGAGGAGAGCGCTGAACTCATCCGGAGGCTGGATCAATTACCGCAGGTTACCGATATCCGTTTCTTTTTCGACGAAGAGCCGATCAAATGA
- a CDS encoding polyphosphate polymerase domain-containing protein: MGRLEYKYLIPENRLDEIREYIRPYVKIDPYAKRTGDDQYTVKSIYFDTMSLDAYYNKLSGIKVRKKFRIRGYDAVRDDSLTFLEIKRKDVNVISKNRAPVLRANLKPLLNTGDIEAYVYTNNGVQDPAGQAMPFLYYYTRRDLRPAIKVIYDREAFVYKFDRNLRITFDKVLRSSLDTDITSMGDESGTVKALKGHFIMEVKTFTRYPTWLRYLIAELDITHEALSKYTICINSHRRLGKRIHTNGVHLRDNKLRKTSRKEPQL; this comes from the coding sequence ATGGGACGTCTCGAGTATAAATATTTAATTCCGGAAAACCGCCTGGACGAAATCCGGGAATATATTCGTCCGTACGTTAAGATCGATCCGTACGCCAAACGCACGGGAGATGACCAGTATACGGTCAAGAGTATCTACTTCGATACCATGAGCCTGGATGCGTATTACAATAAGCTGTCCGGAATTAAGGTGAGGAAAAAATTCCGGATTCGGGGGTACGATGCCGTCCGGGATGATTCGCTGACTTTCCTGGAAATCAAGCGGAAGGACGTGAACGTCATCAGCAAGAACAGAGCGCCGGTGTTACGGGCCAATCTGAAGCCGCTGCTGAACACTGGTGATATAGAGGCGTATGTCTACACGAATAACGGTGTGCAGGATCCCGCCGGGCAGGCGATGCCTTTTTTGTATTACTATACCAGACGGGATCTGCGCCCGGCCATCAAGGTGATATACGACCGGGAGGCGTTTGTCTATAAATTCGATCGGAATCTGCGAATTACCTTTGACAAGGTTCTCCGGAGCTCGCTGGATACGGATATCACTTCGATGGGAGACGAGTCGGGCACGGTCAAAGCCCTTAAAGGGCATTTTATTATGGAGGTCAAAACATTCACCCGGTATCCCACCTGGCTACGTTATCTGATTGCCGAATTGGATATTACCCACGAGGCGCTCTCCAAATATACTATCTGTATCAATAGTCACCGCCGGCTGGGAAAACGAATTCACACCAACGGCGTTCACCTGCGCGACAACAAACTCCGTAAAACAAGCCGAAAGGAGCCCCAGCTATAG
- a CDS encoding N-6 DNA methylase, producing the protein MAPPEKLEALVDRFHRNRDAYRTGDYNETQVRREFIDPLFKLLGWDVDNEQGYSEAYKDVVHEDAIKIGGATKAPDYSFRVGGARKFFVEAKKPSVDIKHDIHPAYQLRRYAWSAKLPLSILTDFEEFSVYDCNNRPVKNDKASTGRIKYIRYDEYVDRWDELVEIFSRDAILKGAFDRYADSTKKKRGTAEVDDAFLQDIEGWRDLLARNIALRNENLSQRELNFAVQRTIDRIIFLRICEDRGVEDYGQLRGLLNGSHIYGRLLNLYYRADEKYNSGLFHFEDESGREDAPDELTPQLEIDDKALKEIIGNLYYPDSPYEFSVLPADILGQVYEQFLGKVIRLTAGHRAKVEEKPEVRKAGGVHYTPTYIVEYIVEQTVGQLLEGSTPKKASKLRILDPACGSGSFLIGAYQYLLDWHRDWYTEHGTEKHADVLYQGQAGDWRLTTAEKKRILLNNIYGVDIDAQAVEVTKLSLLLKVLEGENEETLHQQMKFFHERALPSLDENIKCGNSLIAPDYYDGEQLGLMDEEELYRINVFDWEDEFAGIMDNGGFDAVIGNPPYVRQEMLSEFKEYFKVHYKVYHGYADLYAYFIEQGLSLLRDGGLFGYIVANKWMRANYGKPLREFLQEFAIREIVDFDDYQVFKNASTYPMIMIVKNRKPINDLKALIVDENIDTYSLRDSFIKNSIEVFKNSLNPTGWNLISKEEQSLAEKINNTGKKLVSIEKYEIHYGIKTGRNKAFVIDTKIKNRLVEEDENSTEVIKPFVVGRDVNRYKPLSPDKFVIFTRRGINIEKYPAIKSYLENYKEILEPKPKGYKGKWAGRKSGNYKWYEIQDTVDYYQAFEKQKVVIPTIIKEASFTFDIKGIYSNDKTSIIENGDKFLLGILNSKILEFIMSIISSTKRGGYYEYKPMYIERLPIYQISENNNSDKTLKSDIEQLADRMLALHTRLRDAATDQECTVLQRRITATDREIDQLVYELYDLTDDEIGIVEKNIG; encoded by the coding sequence ATGGCTCCTCCGGAGAAACTGGAAGCACTCGTCGATCGTTTTCACCGTAACCGTGACGCCTATCGCACCGGTGACTACAACGAAACCCAGGTGCGCCGGGAGTTCATCGACCCGCTCTTTAAATTGTTAGGCTGGGACGTGGACAACGAGCAGGGTTATTCTGAGGCGTACAAAGATGTTGTGCACGAGGACGCCATCAAGATCGGCGGGGCGACCAAGGCGCCGGATTATTCGTTTCGAGTTGGCGGCGCCCGCAAGTTCTTTGTAGAAGCGAAAAAACCGTCCGTGGATATCAAGCACGATATCCATCCCGCGTACCAGCTCCGGCGCTATGCCTGGTCGGCAAAGCTGCCGCTGAGCATCCTGACGGATTTCGAGGAGTTCTCGGTCTACGATTGCAATAACCGTCCGGTGAAAAACGACAAAGCATCCACCGGGCGGATCAAGTATATCAGGTACGACGAGTATGTGGATCGCTGGGATGAACTTGTGGAGATCTTTTCCAGAGATGCCATCCTGAAAGGCGCATTTGACCGGTACGCGGACTCCACCAAGAAGAAGCGCGGCACGGCGGAGGTGGACGACGCCTTCCTGCAGGACATCGAGGGCTGGCGCGACCTGCTGGCGCGGAATATTGCATTGCGGAATGAAAACCTCTCCCAGCGGGAGCTGAACTTTGCCGTCCAGCGCACCATCGACCGAATCATCTTTTTGCGGATCTGCGAGGATCGCGGCGTGGAGGATTACGGGCAGCTCCGCGGACTGCTGAACGGCTCTCACATCTATGGGAGATTATTGAACCTGTATTACCGGGCGGACGAGAAGTACAACTCCGGGCTGTTCCACTTCGAGGACGAAAGCGGGCGCGAGGATGCGCCGGATGAACTGACGCCACAACTGGAGATCGACGACAAGGCGCTAAAGGAGATCATCGGGAATCTCTATTACCCGGACAGTCCGTACGAGTTTTCGGTGCTTCCCGCGGATATCCTGGGACAGGTGTATGAGCAGTTCCTGGGCAAGGTCATCCGGTTGACGGCGGGACACCGCGCCAAGGTGGAGGAAAAGCCGGAGGTCCGCAAAGCCGGCGGCGTGCACTATACGCCGACCTACATCGTGGAGTATATCGTCGAGCAGACCGTCGGACAACTGCTTGAAGGCAGCACGCCGAAAAAAGCCTCGAAATTGCGAATCCTCGATCCGGCGTGCGGCTCGGGTTCGTTTCTCATCGGCGCGTATCAGTATCTGCTGGACTGGCACCGGGACTGGTATACGGAGCACGGCACGGAGAAACACGCGGACGTGCTGTACCAGGGGCAGGCGGGCGACTGGCGGCTGACCACGGCGGAGAAGAAGCGCATCCTGCTGAACAACATCTACGGTGTGGATATCGACGCCCAGGCGGTGGAGGTGACCAAACTCTCCCTCCTGCTAAAGGTGCTGGAGGGTGAGAACGAGGAAACCCTGCACCAGCAGATGAAGTTCTTCCACGAGCGGGCGCTGCCGTCGCTGGATGAGAACATCAAGTGCGGCAACTCGCTGATTGCGCCGGACTATTACGACGGCGAACAGCTGGGACTGATGGATGAGGAGGAGCTCTATCGCATCAACGTGTTCGACTGGGAGGACGAGTTCGCCGGGATTATGGACAACGGCGGCTTCGATGCGGTGATCGGAAATCCGCCGTACGTGCGGCAGGAGATGCTCAGCGAGTTCAAGGAATATTTCAAAGTACATTACAAGGTCTATCACGGCTATGCCGACCTGTACGCCTACTTTATCGAGCAGGGATTGTCGCTGCTGCGGGACGGCGGACTGTTCGGCTACATCGTCGCCAACAAGTGGATGCGCGCCAACTACGGCAAGCCGCTGCGGGAGTTTCTGCAGGAGTTCGCCATCCGGGAGATCGTGGATTTCGATGATTACCAAGTTTTTAAAAATGCCTCGACTTATCCTATGATTATGATTGTTAAAAACCGTAAACCAATTAATGATTTGAAAGCGCTAATTGTCGACGAAAATATTGATACTTATTCTCTCAGAGATTCTTTTATAAAAAACTCAATCGAAGTATTTAAAAATAGTTTAAATCCAACAGGCTGGAATCTCATATCAAAGGAAGAACAAAGTTTAGCAGAAAAAATTAATAACACTGGAAAAAAACTTGTATCTATTGAAAAGTATGAGATCCACTATGGGATTAAAACAGGTAGAAATAAAGCGTTTGTAATTGACACAAAAATTAAAAATAGGCTCGTTGAGGAAGACGAAAATAGTACAGAAGTAATTAAACCATTTGTGGTAGGACGAGATGTAAATCGCTATAAACCTCTATCTCCAGACAAATTTGTAATATTTACTCGGCGGGGAATAAATATTGAGAAATACCCGGCGATCAAATCTTACTTGGAGAATTATAAAGAAATTTTGGAGCCTAAACCTAAGGGATATAAAGGGAAATGGGCTGGTAGAAAAAGCGGTAATTATAAGTGGTATGAGATTCAAGATACAGTTGATTATTACCAGGCATTTGAAAAACAAAAGGTTGTAATACCTACAATAATAAAAGAAGCTTCATTTACATTTGATATAAAAGGGATTTATTCGAATGATAAAACTTCAATTATTGAAAATGGAGACAAATTTTTATTAGGGATTTTAAACTCAAAAATTCTCGAATTTATTATGTCAATTATATCCTCAACTAAACGAGGAGGATATTATGAATATAAACCGATGTATATTGAGCGTTTGCCGATTTATCAGATTAGTGAAAATAATAATTCAGACAAAACTCTGAAGAGTGACATCGAGCAGTTAGCCGACCGGATGCTCGCGCTGCACACCCGTCTCCGGGACGCCGCCACGGATCAGGAGTGCACCGTCCTACAGCGCCGCATCACCGCCACCGACCGGGAGATCGATCAGTTGGTGTATGAATTGTACGATCTTACGGATGATGAGATTGGGATTGTGGAAAAGAATATCGGTTAA